The genomic window AGAAGTCCACGGTGAGTAATACTATATATGTACCTGGCAGGGTTGCTCTCACGCACTCAGCGGCAGAAGCTATCGCGAGACGGCCCTCACCGGCGCGCCGCGAGTCTGGTAACTCTCCACGCACTCGTCTGCAAGAGCCAGCCATCCCATGCACGCAGTGTACACCGGAAGCGAGTTTGCAATGCTCTCAGCCCCTGAAAATCGTGCGTCGACAGCGTCTTGTATGAATATTCGCAGTCTAGCTACGCCAGAGCTCctctccgtcatggccagggGGAGGTGTACAGCAGGCAGGACAGtccccatggccagcatggccgtcTCGTAGTTTGCCATGTACAGGTAGAGCAAGAAGTCATTCGACAGGAACCGGTCTGGCGAACGGGGAACAAAGCGCAGCCAGTTGCGGATGGGGAACATGGTCGACAGCTGGTCCTCGAGCGACAGATGCTGCCAAGTTCGGTGGCGTACATTTTGAAGAAAGATGAGGAGCTCTCTCGCCGCAGACTCGAGCTCGCTATCCAGCTTGCACTTGCAAAGGCTGCGGATAGACGCGGCCGCTGATTCCAGGAGtctttgcccttgccgcaTCGGCTGCGGTGGGCTGTCTAGGGAGCCTTCGTCCCGTGGCTCGTTCACGGCGGAATGCAGACCTTGTACGGCGGCAAGGGACGCCTGGTTGTCTGCCGTGTACATGTATGGATGGAGAAACTGCGTGTGCCATGTGTCAGCCCAAGCTCAGTCTAGGCTCTTATCATGGTTCGCTTCTAGGGCCGTCCAACTTACGGCAAGCGTGCCTTTGAGATAACTACTGTACTCGGTTCTGCAGCAACGCAAGTCAGCGCGGTGCATTTCTTGGTTCGTGTCTTGTGCTTCTTACGGGTTTGGGCTGTACCACGCCATCAGGATCGACGACGCGATGAGCCCTTGTGACATTTCTTGTTGGCGCTCGCGGCTCTGAGAGCGTATGCTTTGCATTTCTCGGACCATTCCCTGGATTGCAAGACCTCTAAAGCGGCTTTCTAACAAGGACATGCGAGATAGATTTGTGATGGTTCTTAAATGGCCCGCTCCGATGCTGCACAAGCAGTGCCTGAGATGTTCAAAGCTGCCAGCCATCGCAAGGAAGCTGTTGGGCGTTTGCTTGCCGTCAGCAGCCAGGGGCAAGACATCAACAACGAATGAATGACGTATTCGCCTACCTTGAGAACTGGTTAGCGCCCACCAAGAACCCCTGTTCTACGGCCGGCATGATGCCTTTACGAATGACACATAGTTGATATAGCAAGGCCTCTGCCTCTGGCGGCGTCGGGTTCGGCCAGCCAAATTGAGATATCATGGACAGATAGTTCAGAGGCGAGGGTGTTCTGACTACGATCGAGGAGGCCGCAAGGGCTTCCTGGGGTGTACCATAGCTACAGCTGACGGGCTGGCCTCGTGTGAGAAGTCGTTGGCACTGAGTACTGGCAACCTGGTGAGCTGGGCTACTATGCCGGGGCCGGAGTGTCGAACCAACGTGGCTTGAGCTCGTCGCATTTCACCCGTCTCCTCCGACACGTGCTACAACCACTGCGCACCTTGCGGTGAGTCCGTTTCATCATTCGGGTTGAATGGGGACATTAAGGCCGAAGGTTGAAGATGGATGACGCAGGAGGTTGTGATCGTCACACATTGCAGACCCGTTTATCCCGGCGTCACATGACTAGACGTGTGTATAAACCCACGGAACATGTTCTCTACAAACTTTGTTTTCTTGAGCCTAGCTATTGGGAATAAACACGCAGATCAATCGCTTTCAGGAATCGTGGCGCGCTATTTCCTCTCACTGCTTGCTACGAGCCGAGACTGGCTTGCTCCATTAGTCGTGCGAAGCTCTCACAACATCCGAAAGGCTTTAAAGGAGCAACGGTATCCGAAACCAACTTTCAGCTCATCCAACGTACTCGCGCCCCTACGTCTCCCTACTGAAAGTTCACGGGGCTGACGAGATTGAATAGAATGGAACGTGTTCCAAGGAATGAGAAGTTGCTGAAACCAGCTCCATGCTGTCCATTGCtctgccctgccctgccccGGCCAAGCTCATCTCACATTTCCCGAGCAACAGGCCAACTCAGCAACTAAAAGTACGCAAGCGCCAGGCCGGAAAGAGCTCCGACGCCGTCGTAGATCCGGGTCTTGTGTCCACCGTCCGCGTCGAGCCTGTACATGCTGCCGCCGAGGTCGGTCGCGTACACGTGCCCCTTTTTCAAGTCCAGCTTGACCGCGATGGCCTCGTGCAAATCGCGAGAAAGGAGCGTGTAGTCCCTGCCCGGCACGCTCGTGGCATTGCCCTGGACAGGCCTGGCCGCGTCGAGCCTTGCCGAGTTGATGCTATTCCCCGTGGGAAGCTCGCCCCTGTCGCTCCAGTAGAGCACGttggcggcctcgtcaaTGTCCAGGTCGATGGGCTCCGGCAAGTTTTGGAACATGACCTCGATGTCCGTCCGGTTGCCGGCTCCTTCTCCCGGCAGGAAATCGATATTGGCCCGGAATATCCGCCCCTTGTTCCCCTTTGAAGGGCCCTTTTGAGTCCAGTAGAATTTACCCGTTGATGGCGACACGGCCACGCCAACACACCACCTCATCTGGTCGGCCTTTTCTTCGTCGTTCCGCCAGTCTCCGTTCTGGATGAGCGTTTCCAGGCCGAAGCCATCAAAGTTGCACCGCCAAATCTTGAGACCCTCCCGATCTCCGAAATAGATTTTGGAGTTCTTGTGGTCGATGGTGAGCTGCTTCGGGGTGTGGACCGAGCCGCGCGGAACAATCTCCTTGACATGACTCCCGTCGAGGTTGGAGCTGAAAACTGCGCCGTCTGGTTGAGACGGATTCCCCATGCTGGTCCAGaagagcttcttggccgaggtTGAGATGTCAATACCGTCAGGCATGTGCTGGTTTGACACCAGAGTCCGAAAGGGCCTCCCGTCCGGCGAGCCAACCATGATGCGGCCTGCGTTCGGGGCATCAAGAGGGTTGGAAGCAGAGAGGCCAATATCGAGGACATAGAGGGTAGGATCGAGGATGTTGCCGCTGTCGCCGAAGTGGTGTGCTGGCCCAGTCGCCTGCtggggaggaagaagccCGCCCTTGGCAGACTTGGCTCCCAGTCGTCCCTCGTCGAGGAACTTTTGCAGGAACTTGAGAGGCTGGTCGGACAACTTACGTTCCGCAACATAATGCTGCTCGATAAAGGCGACAGTGTCCAAGCCGATCTggtccatcatggccaccggCCCGGTCTGACTTCCAGACCACATCTCGAGCCAGAGGCCATCCAGCTCTTGCGGTGTTGCCACACCCTCGGCGAGGATACTCAGGGCCTCGCGCTTGATAGCAGCCCACATGCGGTTGAAAATGAGACCAGTGGACTCCTTGTGCGCCACGTAAGGATGCATACCGGTTTCTTTAAGCTTGTCCACTAGGAAGGGGAAGATGGTCTCGTCAGTCTCGCCGTCCGTCATCAACTCGACGATGCGGTTTCCCGGCGGCATATAGTAGTGCATGTTCAGAACGCGCCGCCTCGTCTCTCTTTGGAGATGCCCAACCATTTCTCGAGACTTGTACGAGGACGAGTTGGAGGCAAGGAGGGCGTCTTGCGTCGTGAGCTTTTCTAGGTCGGCAAAGGTGGATATTTTCAGGTCCAGTTTCTCGGGGACCGCTTCGACAACCAGCCATGCCTTCTCGACAGCCTTTTCCAGGTCGTCCAGGGCCTGCACGGTGCCGCGCTTGGCCGAATCTGAGTAGTCCGACATGCTGGTGTTGCAGTACTGCACCGCTGCGGCCCTCTGCTCCGGGCTGGGATCGCGGATGACGACGTCGTAGCCGCTGGCCGCCCAGCTACAGGCTATTCGTCGACCCAAAACGCCGCCACCGAGTacggcgacgacgcggcCGACGGTTGAAGGTAGTTGGAAGCCCATGGCTTGTGTTGGATCACGAATGGAAGCGCGAGGAGTGAGTTGGGTCGGAATTGAAGAGATCTGGGTACCAGATCCCGTATAGAAAGAGGCTACGGTGATGGTACGGTCCGCAGAGGGACATGGTTGAAACTTATATAATCGGCAACGGGCAGCAAGTCTAGGGAGTTGCGTTGTGGCGTTGTCATTGCATCAATCATGGAGCCGTTGATAGGTACGACTCGTCCGTGTAAAGCTAAATCGAAGTCTTCCCATCTCCCTGATAAGGGATTATACGGCCGGCGCTATATTAGTGCAGATGGGATCTCTGCTTCGGAAGCACGGGGCGGCGACGCTTCGTCATCCGTGGGCTGGCTGATGGGCCACGGGCAGCGGCAATTGCCCCCGGTTGCTGGCGAATGGACCAAAcgaacaacattgaacattgaaggcccTGCATGTACGTATTGACGTATGTAGTTTTGGGCGGTTCGCCCggctcggccagctcggccagcACCGAAACTCAATGCGGTATCTGAAGGTGTGGAAAGGCAAGTGCCGAAACTGCCTGGTAGATCAATGCCTCGCAACGACTACGACTTCGTTCACGTACGGCCTAGCCACTCTGGGAATCAACGAATCGTATCCACAGATTCGAGCAGCATGTAAGCCCCGCCCTATCTGGCTACTCTCGGAATCATGTACTATTGTCCGCGGAATAAAATGACGTGTAAACGTCGATCTATCTACCACACGTGTAATGCAACGCAACGACTTTGTTCCACCCAGACCAGGCTGTAACTGGCAACTGGTGACAGGAGTCTAGCTAGGTTGCCGCTTCGCGCTAGCTCGGCTCAAATGGATGCACGATCTGATGGATCCTCTTGGCTTCGTTTATGCTCGGCCTAACCTGAAAaagcaaacaaacaaaatCCAAGAGTTGGTACCCCCTACCATAATGTGAATATGCGTGCCAAACGTCAAGTGGCATTGCCTCGGCAGTTTGCCATCCCAGAATAGGCACTACGTACGTGGCGAGCCCGATAATTCACGCAAAAGTGTTGCACTGATGCAATATCGACAAGTACCGAGCCGAGCTAGCCGGATGAGCCGATTGGCCCAACGGGCAAAGATAAAAAGATTGTTACCTGGTAATGCTTCAGACATCCGTGTCGGTTTAGTGAATCGCGATGCTAGAAAACTAGCTTCTCATCCAACTATAAAGGTGCACTGTCACGAACGGCTCTCCAAGACGCTGTTCCATTCGCATTGGGCCTTGCAGCAAGCATCATCTCCGTCACCCATCTTACTCGTGCCGTTCCATCCGAATTTGCCCTTATCTGTATCACAATCCCTCAACACCATGTCCATCCGGACAGTGGGCGTGGTTGGCACCGGGGTAATCGGCTCCTCTTGGATAGGCCTGTTTCTAGCCCGCGGCCTCCAAGTCATTGTTTCCGATCCTGCATCAGGCGCGGAGCAAAAGCTCGCAGCCTACCTCCAAGCCATCTGGCCGACCATGCAAAAGTCGGGCCTGGCACCGAATGCCGCATTGACCAATTACCGCTTCGTGGGTGCACAATTCAAGCATCATTTTGCCAATGTCGACTTTGTCCAAGAGGTACCTGCTTCCACGTCTCGATCAGTCACCCATTCTAATATATGCGCACACTTGCGAAACAGAATGCGCCCGAACGCATCGAGTTGAAAACCGATATCCTTGGCGAGATAGACGCCGCGACTCGCCCAGACGTTGTCATtgcgtcgtcttcgtccggCATACCTAGTTCCCGGTTTATATCGAAATGTGCCGTCAACGCAGGGCGCGTGCTCATAGGACATCCCTTCAATCCTCCTCATTTAATGCCGCTCGTCGAGGTAGTCCCCCACGCTgagacggcggcagcgagcACGGAAACAGCCATGAACTTCTACAAGTCGCTGGGTCGAAAGCCCGTGCTTATTCGCCAGGAGATACCTGGCTTCGCGGCCAACCGTCTCCAGGCAGCGGTCTGCAATGAAGCATATAGCCTTGTGAGCCGCGGTGTTTTATCAGCACAGGATCTAGGCGAGTCGACTTGTGGTTTGACAACTTACCTGTGTACATGTTTGCTAACTCGTGAACCAGATACGTGTGTTACCAGTAGCCTTGGGCCGCGTTGGGCTGTTACCGGCCCGTTGCTGTCAAACGCCATGGGGGGCGGAGGCGGCACCGACGGCTTCAAGCATTTCCTGGAGCATTTGGGGCCTGCCACCAGGAGTTGGATGGACGATATGCAGGCTCATGCGTTTCAGTGGACTCCCGAGGGTCTCGCGACGCTGCGGGAGAGTGTTGCTAAAGAATTGCAGGGCAAGGATACCAAGGAGCTGGAACGAAAAAGGGACCAGTGTCTTGTGGAAGTCCTCCGGGTCAAGGGTGACATGTAGACTTGGACTAGATGCTTTTTTTCATATTTTACACTAAGAGCTTTCTATTATCTGATTGGCCTTTAGCCCTAGCGCCAAGAGACCTTTTTATGCATGTGTATAATAGGGATAGATACTCTAGAAATAGCAAGCAAGTAAGTTgatttatttaatataaaacgTGCCAAAAGTCAATTATATACGAATTCGCTTAaagcttattactttatataataacAAACCTTTCACATTAATATTATTCCAGGTCAAGTAGTAAATATCACGAAGCAAATGTGTAGATAAACAAGATACGATAGTACAAAGATATACACATGGTAATCTTTTACTGAAACATCTAAATCTAGCATTTCGCAGCTGTGTACATGAACAATCCTCCTAGTTAACCATCTTTCGCAGCGCAATTCCaaagtttttctttttcttcttttttataactGCTAAACCGGACCCAGTATCTACCGCAATTGTATCCCATGAAGGCTCATCAGGACTGGGAAAGTTAGCGATTGCATCAAATACCACAGAAAAAGGACGACACATACCCGAACAACCAAGCAATCCTGAGAAACACGCCCACACGCGCCCTCCTTAGCACGCATCATCGGGGACTGGAGTGGAGGTAGGCTTAGGCTTGAGACGCTGGTCGTCGGGAAAGACGAAATCGTCAGAATATATCGGCCCGTCAGCCTGTCTGGGCTGAGCCTTATCGGCAAGGGCACCGGATTCCGGCGCCCGAGGAGCGGCGGCAACCAGCCCGATGCAAAGGGTAACGAGGGTGATAGAAAACTTCATATTGGCTGAGACTTGATTGGATTGATGTTGTTGATATCCGAGAAGCAAATagacgtcgtcgacggcggtATATATATGCGACTTGCGATGCAAGGCATACACGGACACTACGGACTTGACGAGTAATGAGCTCGGGGGCGTTGTTTGCGATAACATAAGCCGTTGTCCACTCTTGGCTACGATGGTAATTCATGCCTTCATGCCGCGTGTGGGTAATGCGCTTCTCCGAGTCAATGGCATTGGCATGAGATGGGAGCTGATACAGGCTGACTCGCGCCCAGACGTAGCCGGAGTCCTTTCATCTGCCCCTGGGTTTCAGCACCGGCATAAAGGTCCGTTTTGTCCAAGGCGTCTTGTCGAACGACAATTTGTGGCGGATGGATCCGTTATGCCCGGCCACGATTCGGGCCGCTAATCTAATTTAATTCAATTTGATGTAATATAAACAGGATAAACGCCGTGGTCGCGAGAATAGGAGAGTGCTGAACGTCTTGGATAAAAAGCGCAGGCGGAAGTGGTGCTTGGTCAAAAACCAACCACTGTCAGCGAAACCGTCCGTCTGAAGCGCCTCGACAGTTTTCGCAGCGTACATGTGCAGGGAACTAATGAATGTAGCCTCGTCCAAAGAATCAAGTTGACGGGACTAGACCAGACACTTGCCCGAAATAGACGGACTCTTGCGCAggggcaacattgaacccgaGTGTCGAATCATGAATGACTTGGCATCGACTCATTCGGCCTCCTCCCCACAGCCTCACTCAGCCCCTTCACGTAATCCAAATCCCACCGGCTTCGATTCAAGGACCTGTGTACGGGTTCCACTGGCTGCAGAATAATGCCGAACAGTTCGTCTATGCTAGGGCTCGCGTTCAGCTGTATCACCGCCAGACTCTACATTGAGACATGGACCTTTGCTACTCCACAGCTGACTcgcaacagcatcatgacGCGTGTTGAACTGCTCCATCATTTCATCGCCTCTGAGGCGACATGTCCTGTTGGGATGCCTGCCGGATTGGCAATCTACTACTCTTGTTTTGTCGGGTTCATTGCGTAGGTAATAAATGGGATTGTCTGCTTGGAGGCGGCCCAACTGGCCTCATTTGCATCATTTCAGATAGACAGCAAGCCATTCTTCATGAATGGTTTTATCGGCAAACGGCTTGCAGCTTGCAGTGACAACAGCTCATCTCATTCAGAGAGCGAATAAAACTCTCACTAATACGGCCGAGTTGAAACCAAGTCAGCGATACAACGGCCGACGAATAAATGTGTCAAAGACTCCAAGCTTTAATCCCTTCGGTGGGCAACGTCTAGTATCATCTATAATACGATAGCCAGTGAAGACTCGGCCTCGTGCGTGGAAGAATTGTTGTGCAAAGCAACAACATGCGGCTGCCACAATGATAGACGAATGACGAGACAAATCCTGCAACACATCAGGATCCCGTCCATATTTTCAGCACTAGAGCCAACAACAGCGCCACCATGTGTCGAAATAATTGAAATTCCGAGGTATAAATATCCCAAACTGATCTTGAACAAAACACGACTAACCAGCTTACTTTCGGCAGGCCCTTGACGCTTGGTGTCATTATGACAGGAAGCAATGTTGGTCGGCCCTCACAGGACCAAAGCAGTCTGCCCAcaagcaccagacggcaaTGGGGGAAGGAGCTCTAGGTGCCCGATCAAGCCAACAGTATTTTATGTGTTTTTTTCGCCCTCTCATATCCAGAGAACATGCTCTCGCCTGGAAACTGTCCGAGCCGTCTCTTTTTGCAGCAATTCTTGTTGCGCCTGGGAACTATGGTGCCGGCAAAATTCACAAGTCAGTGAACATCAACTGGCAATTCGATGCCAACCGGGAGACCCAACCGGGAGGCAGACTGGTTGTGAAGGCCTCTGGTCTCCTTTCTGGGAAAGGCCGCTGGGTGAGTAAGACAAAGAAGGAGGCAACCACGATTTTATCCGCATCTTCCAAGAGCGGGAGTTTGGCCCCCTTCCCATGATTATCGAACTCAAGTCCAATGTGCATTTGTGGCTCTTTCGCGCCCCTCCTCTCCCGTTCCACGTTTGACAGGACAAACGTCACAAACGTCACCTTGTATCCACGGAGCTCCCTTCACAGGCAGCTACAAAGGTAAAAACAACAGATTAACACTTGATCAAGTTGAACGCTTGATAGGTCAGTGGCTGCGACATACCGTGAAGCAATGTCCGTTCTGTACGTTTTATCCTTGAACTGCACAGCTTGTACGCCTCTATAAGCGAGAGAGACTGCTTCTTCTAGAGTTGACCCATACGACGCCGCACAGAGGACTCTGCCACCAGCCGTTAAAAGTTGCCCATCTGTCGATTTCTCCGTTCCAGCGTGGAAAATCTCCACACCTAGATGCAATTAGTATGTATCAAATCTACGGGACCAGTACCGACAGACCTGATGCACAGCCCTCGACCGTGATGACATCACCTTTGCGGTAGGACTCGGGGTAGCCCCCGGCTGCAACAACCACATTGCAAGCGAATCCGGGACGTACGGGGATAGCTACATCTTGAAGCTTGTTTGTGCAACAGGCAATGAGGATCGTGGCAAGGTCACATTCTGGAGcaagcagcatcatcatTGTCTGCGTCTCGGGGTCTCCAAACCTAGCATTGTATTCCAAAACCTTGGGTCCATCTCTTGTCATCATTATGCCAGTGAAGAGCATGCCAGAAAAAGGTCGGCCTAGGACAGAAAATTAGAAACAAGAGATGACGGATGAATTTACAGCATACCTTCGGCTTGGAGAGCCTCAAGCGTAGGCCTGATGATTTCCCGGTCGATTGTCTCGAGATCTTGGGCGGTTAAGAAACTCAGAGGCGCATAAACTCCCATGCCCCCAGTGTTAGGACCCTTATTTCCATCAAATATACGCTTATGGTCCTGCCCTGGTGGAAGGGATTTGAAAGCTCCGCTGCCATCCACAAAAGTGAGGACACTGATTTCGTCGCCATCTAGAAATTCTTCTATGACAACGGATTGCCCCGAGGAGCCAAATTTAGACTCAACCATCATCAGACGCAATGCGTCAAGTGCTTCCGCCTCATTGGCAGGCAGCACCACACCCTTTCCGGCAGCCAGACCATCGACCTTCAATACAACACGAGAGCAGTCAATAGATTGCAAATAGGCTCTTGCATCTTCATATTGACGAAAGGTTTTATACTTTGCGGTTGGAATATCGTATTGTTCCATCAAGGCCTTGGAGTATGCTTTGGACCCTTCTATTTCTGCTGCCGCCTTGGAGGGAGAAAAGCAAGGGATACCAGCTGAATGGACTTGGATTAGCTAGACTGTTGTATACCCGTCATGCCACACAGAAGAGACGAGGTAAAGTGCGTACTGTCTTCAAAATATCCAGCTATGCCGTTAACAACAGCATCGTCGGGTCCAGCTACAACGAGGCCAATGTGCTGGTCTCTGGCAAAACAAACGAGTCCCGGGAAATCATCTTGACTGATATGAGAAACATTCGAGACATTGGGAAGATCTTGAGTGCCGCCGTTCCCAGGGACAACGTAGATGTGTTGCACAGATGGGCTTTGAGACAGTTTCCAAGCCAAGCTATGCTCGCGAGCTCCTTTGCCAACGAGAAGGATTTTGAGGTTTGAGGTTGCCATGGCGGAAATGAGTGCGTGTGACTCGAGGGGAGAAAAGTCCATACTGAAACCGCACGAGTTGACGACCAACAGCACAGGGCTACTAGTCACGTGGCGGCTACAGcaaaatgtctggtggcacaCTAATAACATGATTTTTTTCTGCTAAACTAAAGTCGACCCTAGAGGCCCTATTGAAAAACAAGGAACAAAATTGAGCGACACCATCGCAGCCTACTCCAACTACCGGGCCtgaaagagagagggagagcgGTGAGCTTTGGTTTCTTAATCCAAATTGACCT from Metarhizium brunneum chromosome 2, complete sequence includes these protein-coding regions:
- the LAM1_0 gene encoding 3-hydroxyacyl-CoA dehydrogenase-like protein LAM1, with protein sequence MGFQLPSTVGRVVAVLGGGVLGRRIACSWAASGYDVVIRDPSPEQRAAAVQYCNTSMSDYSDSAKRGTVQALDDLEKAVEKAWLVVEAVPEKLDLKISTFADLEKLTTQDALLASNSSSYKSREMVGHLQRETRRRVLNMHYYMPPGNRIVELMTDGETDETIFPFLVDKLKETGMHPYVAHKESTGLIFNRMWAAIKREALSILAEGVATPQELDGLWLEMWSGSQTGPVAMMDQIGLDTVAFIEQHYVAERKLSDQPLKFLQKFLDEGRLGAKSAKGGLLPPQQATGPAHHFGDSGNILDPTLYVLDIGLSASNPLDAPNAGRIMVGSPDGRPFRTLVSNQHMPDGIDISTSAKKLFWTSMGNPSQPDGAVFSSNLDGSHVKEIVPRGSVHTPKQLTIDHKNSKIYFGDREGLKIWRCNFDGFGLETLIQNGDWRNDEEKADQMRWCVGVAVSPSTGKFYWTQKGPSKGNKGRIFRANIDFLPGEGAGNRTDIEVMFQNLPEPIDLDIDEAANVLYWSDRGELPTGNSINSARLDAARPVQGNATSVPGRDYTLLSRDLHEAIAVKLDLKKGHVYATDLGGSMYRLDADGGHKTRIYDGVGALSGLALAYF
- the lcdH gene encoding L-carnitine dehydrogenase; its protein translation is MSIRTVGVVGTGVIGSSWIGLFLARGLQVIVSDPASGAEQKLAAYLQAIWPTMQKSGLAPNAALTNYRFVGAQFKHHFANVDFVQENAPERIELKTDILGEIDAATRPDVVIASSSSGIPSSRFISKCAVNAGRVLIGHPFNPPHLMPLVEVVPHAETAAASTETAMNFYKSLGRKPVLIRQEIPGFAANRLQAAVCNEAYSLVSRGVLSAQDLDTCVTSSLGPRWAVTGPLLSNAMGGGGGTDGFKHFLEHLGPATRSWMDDMQAHAFQWTPEGLATLRESVAKELQGKDTKELERKRDQCLVEVLRVKGDM
- the ADE1_0 gene encoding Bifunctional purine biosynthetic protein ADE1, yielding MATSNLKILLVGKGAREHSLAWKLSQSPSVQHIYVVPGNGGTQDLPNVSNVSHISQDDFPGLVCFARDQHIGLVVAGPDDAVVNGIAGYFEDTGIPCFSPSKAAAEIEGSKAYSKALMEQYDIPTAKYKTFRQYEDARAYLQSIDCSRVVLKVDGLAAGKGVVLPANEAEALDALRLMMVESKFGSSGQSVVIEEFLDGDEISVLTFVDGSGAFKSLPPGQDHKRIFDGNKGPNTGGMGVYAPLSFLTAQDLETIDREIIRPTLEALQAEGRPFSGMLFTGIMMTRDGPKVLEYNARFGDPETQTMMMLLAPECDLATILIACCTNKLQDVAIPVRPGFACNVVVAAGGYPESYRKGDVITVEGCASGVEIFHAGTEKSTDGQLLTAGGRVLCAASYGSTLEEAVSLAYRGVQAVQFKDKTYRTDIASRELRGYKVTFVTFVLSNVERERRGAKEPQMHIGLEFDNHGKGAKLPLLEDADKIVVASFFVLLTQRPFPERRPEAFTTSLPPGWVSRLASNCQLMFTDL